CGCTCCGCGAGGACGTAGAGAACGTAACCGATCCCGACGAAACCGAACGATTCGACGAAGACCTTCGCGAAGAACGCCATCTTGTTCTTCGTTCCGGAAGGGGGAACGAGCGCGAGTCCGATCGCCAGCAGCGTCGTCGCGAAGCCGACGCCGTTGGAGATCCACGACCCGGCCTTCCGGCCGGGGACGGAGATCGCGCCCGGCGAGCTCGCGATCTCGCGGCGGAGCCGGATCGCCGCGGCGAACATGTAGAGATACGGGATGAAGTACGTGATGAGCGTCGCTTCGACGAGAACGAGATACGCCTCCTTGATCGTCGAGCCCGCCGCCGAGGCGAGGATGAAGAGCGCCGAGAGGCCCGCCTGGACCAGCAGCGCGACGTGCGGCGTCTTCCATCGCGGATGGAGCCGTCCGAACACGGGCGGAAGGTAGCGATCGAGACCGCCGACGAAGAGGAGCCGCGCGGTGCCGATCAGCCACGCGCCCATTCCCCCGAGCCCGGCGAGCGTCATCAGGACGGCGATCGGGGGTCCGAGCCACGCCATCCCGTGGCGCGCGCCCGCGGCGGCGATCGCCTGGTTCACTCCCGCGATGATCGAGACGTCGGCGGGCCGGAGCGCCCAGAGGAGCGACACCGTGCCGAGCCCGTAGCAGGCCGCGATCGTGATGCCGGAGATGACGATCGCGCGCGGGAACGTGCGTTTCGGGTCGACGACCTCGCCGGCGCACATCGGCGCGAGCTCGAGGCCGGCGAATCCGAAACAGATCAGCGCGAAGAACGAGATCGTGTCGAAGTCGGAGAACGAGGGAAGGAAGGAACGCGCGGGAAACGCCGTCGCCGACCCGTCGCGCGCGAGCGCCACGACGCCGACCAGGAGCAGCGCCGCGGTGGGAAGCCACTGCGCCAGGCCCCCGATGTTCTGGACCCATTTTCCGGTCCGGAGACCGATGATGTTGAGAGCGAGCGCGATCGCGAGCAGGACGAGAGCGGCCGTCGCCGTGTAGGCCGTGCTCTTTTCCAGATGCGCGTAGCGGAGATTGAACGTGTACAGCGCGAAGACGACCGTCGACATTCCGAGCGTCGGGATGTAGGTGATGTTGGCCGCCCAGTAGAGCCAGCCGCAGAGGAATCCGTGCCGCGGCCCGAACGCGCGCGTCGTCCAGACGTAGAGCCCTCCTTCTTCGG
The sequence above is a segment of the Thermoanaerobaculia bacterium genome. Coding sequences within it:
- a CDS encoding APC family permease, with the protein product MPLEKTLRTRDLVLFNVAAIVGMRWIALAAHSGPSSLGLWVLAALVFFIPQGLAVTALSSAIPEEGGLYVWTTRAFGPRHGFLCGWLYWAANITYIPTLGMSTVVFALYTFNLRYAHLEKSTAYTATAALVLLAIALALNIIGLRTGKWVQNIGGLAQWLPTAALLLVGVVALARDGSATAFPARSFLPSFSDFDTISFFALICFGFAGLELAPMCAGEVVDPKRTFPRAIVISGITIAACYGLGTVSLLWALRPADVSIIAGVNQAIAAAGARHGMAWLGPPIAVLMTLAGLGGMGAWLIGTARLLFVGGLDRYLPPVFGRLHPRWKTPHVALLVQAGLSALFILASAAGSTIKEAYLVLVEATLITYFIPYLYMFAAAIRLRREIASSPGAISVPGRKAGSWISNGVGFATTLLAIGLALVPPSGTKNKMAFFAKVFVESFGFVGIGYVLYVLAERRRTVAGARSGTGSA